Proteins encoded together in one Streptomyces sp. B1I3 window:
- a CDS encoding response regulator, producing the protein MTTVLVVDDDFMVAKLHSRYVSAMDGFTVVGVAHSGAEALRAARRLRPDLVLLDIYLPDMDGIDVLRELRAAEGRDGGTHSADALFITAARDAGVVRAALRAGALHYLIKPFHRAALQEQLLHVASLRHRLDALDEARQEARQEDVDRIFGTRPPGSRELPKGLAAHTADLVERVLREHPDGLSASECAEAGTLSRVSARRYLEYFAVTGRAEVSLRYGGTGRPERRYRAVS; encoded by the coding sequence GTGACGACAGTGCTGGTGGTGGACGACGACTTCATGGTCGCGAAGCTGCACAGCCGCTATGTGTCCGCGATGGACGGGTTCACGGTCGTCGGCGTGGCCCACAGCGGCGCCGAAGCGCTGCGCGCGGCTCGCCGGCTGCGCCCCGACCTCGTACTCCTCGACATCTATCTGCCCGACATGGACGGCATCGATGTACTGCGGGAGCTGCGCGCCGCGGAGGGGCGGGACGGGGGGACGCACAGTGCGGACGCCCTCTTCATCACTGCCGCCCGGGACGCCGGGGTGGTCAGGGCCGCCCTGCGGGCAGGCGCCCTGCACTACCTGATCAAGCCGTTCCACCGCGCGGCACTGCAGGAGCAGCTCCTCCATGTCGCCTCGCTGCGCCATCGTCTGGACGCGCTCGACGAGGCCAGGCAGGAGGCACGCCAGGAGGACGTGGACCGCATCTTCGGCACCCGCCCCCCGGGCTCCCGCGAGCTGCCCAAGGGCCTGGCGGCCCACACCGCGGACCTGGTGGAACGGGTCCTGCGCGAGCATCCGGACGGCCTGTCGGCCTCGGAGTGCGCGGAGGCGGGCACCCTGTCCCGGGTCAGCGCGCGCCGCTACCTGGAGTACTTCGCGGTGACCGGCCGGGCCGAGGTGTCGTTGCGCTACGGCGGAACGGGCCGGCCGGAGCGCCGCTACCGCGCGGTGTCCTGA
- a CDS encoding tripartite tricarboxylate transporter substrate binding protein has product MRSRTPLALFGAALLVVLGPPLLSTGSGSDTGTQIPGLRFMVPNSPGGGYDITARTAAKNAEDAGLTHGIEVFNLPGAGGTVGVTRLVGEHGNGKLAMSMGLGVVGAVHTNKSPKSLADTTPIARLTEEQDIVVVSKDSPYRTIDQLLTAWKKDPGKIPVGGGSSPGGPDHLAPMLMAKAAGIAPKEVNYIPFDGGGELLASILGDKVGFGVSGVGEYLDQIEAGELRLLAVTGPKRVPGLDAPTLREAGLDTDFTNWRGIVAPPGLSDAERDKLVGLVTKLHGSKEWRDSMEKNGWDDAFLPGDAFGEFLDGQDRRVATVLKELGL; this is encoded by the coding sequence GTGCGATCGCGCACTCCACTCGCCCTGTTCGGGGCGGCGCTGCTGGTGGTCCTGGGACCACCACTGCTCTCCACCGGCAGCGGCTCCGACACCGGCACGCAGATACCCGGACTGCGCTTCATGGTCCCCAACTCACCCGGCGGCGGTTACGACATCACCGCCCGTACCGCCGCGAAGAACGCCGAGGACGCCGGTCTCACCCACGGCATCGAGGTGTTCAACCTCCCCGGCGCCGGTGGCACCGTCGGGGTGACCCGGCTGGTCGGCGAGCACGGAAACGGCAAGCTCGCCATGTCCATGGGTCTCGGGGTCGTGGGCGCGGTCCACACCAACAAGTCGCCCAAGTCCCTCGCCGACACCACCCCGATCGCCCGGCTCACCGAGGAGCAGGACATCGTCGTCGTCTCCAAGGACTCCCCGTACCGGACGATCGACCAGCTGCTCACCGCCTGGAAGAAGGACCCCGGGAAGATCCCCGTCGGCGGCGGTTCCTCACCCGGTGGCCCCGACCACCTGGCACCCATGCTGATGGCGAAGGCCGCCGGGATCGCGCCCAAGGAGGTCAACTACATCCCCTTCGACGGCGGCGGGGAACTGCTCGCCTCGATCCTGGGTGACAAGGTCGGCTTCGGCGTCTCCGGGGTCGGCGAGTACCTCGACCAGATCGAGGCAGGCGAGCTGCGACTGCTCGCCGTCACCGGCCCGAAGCGGGTCCCGGGCCTCGACGCGCCCACCCTCCGCGAGGCCGGTCTCGACACCGACTTCACCAACTGGCGCGGAATCGTCGCACCGCCCGGCCTCTCCGACGCCGAACGCGACAAACTCGTCGGACTGGTGACGAAGCTGCACGGCTCGAAGGAGTGGCGCGACTCCATGGAGAAGAACGGCTGGGACGACGCCTTCCTCCCCGGCGACGCCTTCGGGGAGTTCCTGGACGGCCAGGACCGCCGCGTCGCCACCGTCCTGAAGGAGCTGGGACTGTGA
- a CDS encoding tripartite tricarboxylate transporter TctB family protein: protein MTNGTTPPPRPTTARSWLREHSELGVCFLLLVLGVLVLTDALTMSVDLTQRGPVGPRTVPVVVGAGLLVVALLLAVDVLRGGRGEAEGGEDVDLGEPADRRTVALLTGVFLAFAVLIGPLGFPISGALLFWGSAYALGSRHHDRDPLIAAGLSLVTYFVFDNLLGVPLPGGPLMGVL from the coding sequence GTGACGAACGGAACGACACCACCACCCCGGCCCACCACCGCGCGCTCCTGGTTGCGCGAGCACTCCGAACTCGGCGTCTGCTTCCTGCTGCTCGTGCTGGGCGTCCTCGTCCTGACCGACGCCCTCACGATGAGCGTGGACCTCACCCAGCGCGGGCCCGTCGGCCCCAGGACCGTCCCCGTCGTGGTGGGGGCCGGCCTGCTCGTCGTGGCCCTCCTCCTCGCCGTCGACGTCCTGCGCGGCGGCCGGGGAGAGGCGGAGGGCGGCGAGGACGTCGACCTCGGCGAACCCGCCGACCGGCGGACCGTCGCCCTGCTCACCGGGGTCTTCCTCGCCTTCGCCGTCCTCATCGGGCCGCTCGGCTTCCCCATCTCGGGCGCCCTCCTCTTCTGGGGCTCCGCCTACGCGCTCGGCAGCCGCCACCACGACCGCGACCCCCTCATCGCCGCCGGGCTCTCCCTGGTGACCTACTTCGTCTTCGACAACCTGCTCGGCGTCCCCCTTCCGGGCGGCCCGCTGATGGGGGTGCTCTGA
- a CDS encoding tripartite tricarboxylate transporter permease — protein sequence MDSLNSLIDGFGTALTPVNLLWAALGVLLGTAIGVLPGIGPAMAVALLLPVTYGLEPTGAFIMFAGIYYGAMFGGSTTSILLNTPGESAAVVAAIEGNPMAKAGRGAQALAAAAIGHFTGGMIGTILLVILAPTVASLAVDIGAPDYFAIMVLAFIAVTSVLGSSRIRGLASLLIGLTIGLVGLDQMTGQQRLTFGSLQLADGVDVVIVAVGLFAIGEALWVAAHLRRSTGEPIPVGRPWLGRDDVRRTWKSWLRGPLIGFPFGAIPAGGAEIPTFLSYVTEKRLSKHRDQFGKGAIEGVAGPESAASASAAGTLVSMLTLGLPTTAVAAVMLAAFQQYGIQPGPLLFEREPELVWGLIASLFVGMVLLLALNLPLAPLWAKLLRIPRPYLYAGILFFAAVGAYAVGGEAFDLVILLVIGLIGFGMRRYGLPVLPAVIGVILGPAAEQQLRRALQISDGSVSGLVNTPFSVTVYAIVVLILAWPLVKKLITRLRA from the coding sequence ATGGATTCCCTCAACTCCCTCATCGACGGCTTCGGCACGGCGCTCACGCCGGTCAACCTGCTCTGGGCCGCGCTCGGCGTCCTGCTCGGCACGGCGATCGGCGTACTCCCCGGCATCGGACCAGCCATGGCCGTCGCCCTGTTGCTGCCGGTGACGTACGGGCTCGAACCGACCGGCGCCTTCATCATGTTCGCCGGGATCTACTACGGCGCCATGTTCGGCGGCTCCACCACCTCGATCCTCCTCAACACACCCGGGGAGAGTGCGGCCGTCGTCGCCGCGATCGAAGGCAACCCCATGGCGAAGGCCGGGCGCGGCGCACAGGCGCTCGCCGCCGCTGCCATCGGGCACTTCACCGGCGGCATGATCGGCACGATCCTGCTCGTCATCCTCGCCCCGACCGTCGCCTCCCTCGCCGTCGACATCGGGGCGCCGGACTACTTCGCCATCATGGTGCTGGCCTTCATCGCCGTGACCTCCGTCCTCGGCTCCTCCCGGATCCGCGGCCTCGCATCCCTGCTCATCGGCCTCACCATCGGGCTCGTCGGGCTGGACCAGATGACCGGCCAGCAGCGGCTGACCTTCGGTTCGCTCCAACTGGCCGACGGTGTCGACGTGGTGATCGTCGCGGTCGGGCTCTTCGCCATCGGCGAGGCCCTCTGGGTCGCCGCACATCTGCGCCGCTCCACCGGAGAGCCGATCCCCGTCGGCCGCCCCTGGCTCGGCAGGGACGACGTCCGGCGCACCTGGAAGTCCTGGCTGCGCGGGCCCCTCATCGGCTTCCCCTTCGGCGCGATACCGGCGGGCGGCGCGGAGATCCCCACCTTCCTCTCGTACGTCACCGAGAAGCGGCTCTCCAAGCACCGTGACCAGTTCGGCAAGGGCGCCATCGAAGGCGTCGCGGGACCGGAGTCGGCGGCCTCCGCCTCCGCCGCCGGGACCCTGGTCTCCATGCTCACCCTCGGCCTGCCCACCACGGCCGTCGCAGCCGTGATGCTGGCCGCCTTCCAGCAGTACGGAATCCAGCCGGGCCCGCTCCTGTTCGAACGCGAACCGGAGTTGGTGTGGGGCCTGATCGCCTCACTCTTCGTCGGCATGGTGCTGCTGCTCGCCCTCAACCTGCCGCTGGCACCGCTGTGGGCGAAGCTGCTGCGGATCCCGCGCCCCTACCTCTACGCGGGCATCCTGTTCTTCGCCGCCGTCGGTGCGTACGCGGTCGGCGGGGAGGCCTTCGACCTGGTGATCCTGCTGGTGATCGGGCTGATCGGATTCGGGATGCGCAGGTACGGGCTGCCGGTGCTCCCCGCGGTGATCGGCGTCATCCTCGGCCCGGCCGCCGAACAGCAGCTGCGGCGCGCCCTGCAGATCAGTGACGGCAGCGTGAGCGGCCTGGTCAACACGCCGTTCTCCGTGACGGTGTACGCGATCGTCGTGCTCATCCTCGCCTGGCCGCTGGTCAAGAAGCTGATCACCCGCCTCCGGGCCTGA
- a CDS encoding trifunctional class I SAM-dependent methyltransferase/NUDIX hydrolase/VOC family protein — protein sequence MTTIDWDAAADSFDEEPDHGLLDPVVRSAWAQRMETWLPTVRSEVLDLGCGTGSLALLAATQGHRVTAVDRSPRMAEQARAKLAGTGTEVLVGDAGRPPVGGQRFDVILARHVVWLLPDPAAVLRHWFALLRPGGRLVLIEGVWGGVGLSAARLTALLAPHTERVHHEPLSGDARLWGKEVDDERYALVVRAEPVRRHREVVDVHLILRRGPDVLLARRAGTGYADGLLHAPSGHAEDGEDVREAMIREAAEEIGVVLDPDELRVALVMQHRGPGGNPRMGWFFEAEYDPDRPPRNTEPEKCSELGWFPLEALPDDMVAYCRAGLDGYRAEERFLIHWHEDGDTVGYAPDGDRRAVPVPVAVAPTGRLHHIELWTPDLARAEAEWDWLLRELGHVPYQRWTHGRSWRRGDTYVVVEQSPDLTARTHERLRPGLNHLAFHVRDRPALDALVAVAPGRGWRLLFPDRHPYAGGSGHYAAYLENTAGFEVELIAPQVSGGAAGAGSARPRPARPSDGGTPRTP from the coding sequence ATGACCACGATCGACTGGGACGCCGCCGCCGACTCCTTCGACGAGGAGCCCGACCACGGGCTGCTCGACCCGGTGGTCCGCAGCGCCTGGGCGCAGCGGATGGAGACCTGGCTGCCCACCGTCCGCTCCGAGGTCCTCGACCTCGGGTGCGGCACGGGCAGCCTCGCGCTGCTTGCCGCGACCCAGGGACACCGCGTCACCGCCGTCGACCGGTCCCCGCGCATGGCCGAGCAGGCGCGCGCAAAACTCGCCGGGACCGGCACCGAGGTCCTCGTGGGCGACGCCGGCCGGCCGCCCGTCGGCGGACAGCGGTTCGACGTGATCCTCGCCCGGCACGTGGTCTGGCTGCTGCCCGACCCCGCGGCCGTGCTGCGCCACTGGTTCGCCCTGCTGCGGCCCGGCGGGCGGCTGGTGCTGATCGAGGGGGTGTGGGGCGGCGTGGGACTCTCCGCGGCCCGCCTCACCGCCCTGCTCGCCCCCCACACGGAGCGCGTCCACCACGAGCCGCTCTCCGGCGACGCCCGGCTCTGGGGCAAGGAGGTCGACGACGAACGCTACGCCCTGGTCGTCCGCGCCGAGCCGGTGCGCCGGCACAGGGAGGTCGTCGACGTCCACCTGATCCTCCGCCGGGGTCCCGACGTGCTGCTGGCCCGGCGGGCCGGCACCGGATACGCGGACGGGCTGCTCCACGCACCCTCCGGCCACGCCGAGGACGGGGAGGACGTCCGGGAGGCGATGATCAGGGAGGCGGCCGAGGAGATCGGCGTGGTCCTCGATCCGGACGAGCTCCGCGTCGCCCTGGTGATGCAGCACCGGGGGCCCGGCGGCAACCCCAGGATGGGCTGGTTCTTCGAGGCGGAGTACGACCCCGACCGCCCGCCCCGCAACACCGAACCGGAGAAGTGCTCCGAGCTCGGCTGGTTCCCGCTGGAGGCCCTGCCCGACGACATGGTCGCCTACTGCCGCGCGGGACTCGACGGCTACCGCGCCGAGGAGCGCTTCCTGATCCACTGGCACGAGGACGGTGACACCGTCGGGTACGCCCCCGACGGGGACCGGCGGGCCGTCCCGGTCCCGGTGGCCGTGGCCCCCACCGGCCGCTTGCACCACATCGAGCTGTGGACACCCGACCTGGCACGGGCCGAGGCGGAGTGGGACTGGCTGCTCCGCGAGCTGGGCCACGTCCCGTACCAGCGCTGGACGCACGGCCGCAGCTGGCGGCGCGGTGACACCTATGTGGTGGTCGAACAGTCTCCGGACCTGACGGCGCGCACGCACGAGCGGCTGCGGCCCGGGCTCAACCACCTGGCGTTCCACGTGCGGGACCGGCCCGCCCTCGACGCGCTGGTGGCAGTCGCCCCCGGCCGGGGCTGGCGGCTGCTCTTCCCGGACCGCCATCCGTACGCCGGCGGCAGCGGGCACTACGCGGCGTACCTGGAGAACACGGCCGGGTTCGAGGTGGAGCTGATCGCTCCTCAGGTGTCCGGCGGGGCCGCCGGGGCCGGGTCCGCGAGACCGCGCCCGGCCCGCCCGTCGGACGGCGGGACGCCGCGGACCCCTTAG
- a CDS encoding DUF402 domain-containing protein: MVKAGRTKIRYPAEPVRDDGTRITVRAPWAAPGVRDFGFVRFEPGDVFTEHYWRDRWFAVKEVRTGGGVLKGWYCDVTRPAVLRGDELLVEDLDLDLWVSADGSSVLRLDEDEFAESGLADRDPVAARAAVRALDELEHLARTEGLAGLVGERP; this comes from the coding sequence CTGGTCAAGGCAGGCCGTACCAAGATCCGCTACCCGGCCGAGCCGGTCCGTGACGACGGCACCCGCATCACCGTCCGGGCCCCGTGGGCGGCCCCCGGCGTCCGGGACTTCGGATTCGTGCGGTTCGAGCCGGGCGATGTCTTCACGGAGCACTACTGGCGCGACAGGTGGTTCGCGGTGAAGGAGGTCCGCACCGGTGGTGGGGTGCTGAAGGGCTGGTACTGCGACGTCACCCGGCCCGCAGTCCTGCGCGGCGACGAACTCCTGGTCGAGGACCTCGACCTCGACCTCTGGGTGTCGGCGGACGGCTCGTCCGTCCTGCGGCTGGACGAGGACGAGTTCGCGGAGAGCGGCCTCGCCGACCGGGACCCCGTAGCGGCTCGGGCCGCCGTGCGGGCACTGGACGAGCTCGAACACCTGGCCCGGACCGAGGGGTTGGCGGGACTGGTCGGCGAGCGGCCCTAA
- a CDS encoding GntR family transcriptional regulator gives MTLTIAVDPDSATAPYEQLRTQLSEQARSGALPVGYRLPTVRGLAEDLGLAANTVAKAYRALEADGVIETRGRNGTFVAAAGDAAARKAATAAQEYAGQARRLGLSRAEALALAEDAVRAAYPG, from the coding sequence GTGACCCTGACGATCGCCGTTGACCCGGACTCCGCCACCGCCCCGTACGAGCAACTGCGCACGCAGCTCTCCGAACAGGCACGCTCGGGGGCGCTGCCCGTCGGCTACCGGCTCCCGACCGTACGCGGCCTCGCCGAGGACCTGGGCCTGGCCGCGAACACCGTCGCCAAGGCCTACCGCGCGCTGGAGGCCGACGGGGTGATCGAGACCCGGGGCCGCAACGGCACGTTCGTCGCGGCCGCGGGCGATGCCGCGGCGCGCAAGGCGGCGACCGCCGCCCAGGAGTACGCCGGTCAGGCCCGGCGCCTCGGCCTGTCCCGTGCCGAGGCGCTCGCACTGGCCGAGGACGCGGTCCGCGCGGCCTACCCGGGTTAG
- a CDS encoding DUF5925 domain-containing protein has protein sequence MDAMSANPESALPIRLNVDDGDSPSDVVDALFLGRFTTGEQPYSHSSSLDRVKSGATLLPPAATVLRAARDGDRSATLAEGEGWTLLISRWNRGADVTVTATSAELAEQVLAQATDGAQDEPEPQPENVPMGFWYVSPRRGPHRTTRQIAAGTWDEIRANYTAPVADAMGRLMKVTPDDITGRLLLLHGPPGTGKTSALRTLARSWRDWCQVDCVLDPEQLFNDVGYLMDIAIGEDDSSAKGRWRLLLLEDCDELIRGEAKHTAGQALSRLLNLTDGLLGQGRKVLVGVTTNEDLERLHPAVVRPGRCLARIEVGSLTRAESVSWLGTEEGVGREGTTLAELYALRRGSGPASVPKQDAGADAGLYL, from the coding sequence ATGGACGCCATGTCTGCCAACCCCGAGTCCGCTCTGCCGATCCGGCTCAACGTCGACGACGGCGATTCGCCGTCCGACGTCGTGGACGCGCTGTTCCTCGGCCGCTTCACGACGGGCGAGCAGCCGTACTCGCACAGTTCCTCGCTCGACCGGGTGAAGTCGGGGGCCACCCTGCTCCCACCGGCGGCCACGGTGCTGCGGGCAGCCCGTGACGGCGACCGCAGCGCCACGCTCGCCGAGGGTGAGGGATGGACGCTGCTGATCTCGCGATGGAACCGCGGGGCCGACGTCACCGTCACGGCCACCAGCGCCGAGCTGGCGGAGCAGGTGCTGGCCCAGGCGACCGACGGCGCGCAGGACGAGCCGGAGCCGCAGCCGGAGAACGTGCCGATGGGATTCTGGTACGTCTCCCCGCGCCGCGGCCCGCATCGCACCACCCGGCAGATCGCCGCCGGCACGTGGGACGAGATCCGCGCCAACTACACCGCTCCGGTCGCCGATGCCATGGGCCGGCTGATGAAGGTGACCCCGGACGACATCACCGGCCGGCTGCTCCTGCTCCACGGCCCCCCGGGCACCGGCAAGACCTCGGCGCTGCGCACGCTCGCGCGGTCCTGGCGTGACTGGTGCCAGGTCGACTGCGTGCTCGATCCGGAGCAGCTCTTCAACGACGTCGGCTATCTGATGGACATCGCCATCGGCGAGGACGACAGCTCGGCGAAGGGCCGGTGGCGGCTGCTGCTGCTGGAGGACTGCGACGAGCTGATCCGCGGTGAGGCCAAGCACACGGCCGGCCAGGCCCTGTCCCGGCTGCTGAATCTGACGGACGGTCTGCTGGGCCAGGGCCGCAAGGTGCTGGTGGGCGTGACGACCAACGAGGACCTGGAGCGGCTGCACCCCGCGGTCGTCAGGCCCGGCCGCTGCCTGGCCCGGATCGAGGTGGGTTCGCTGACCCGCGCCGAGTCGGTGTCCTGGCTGGGCACCGAGGAGGGCGTCGGGCGGGAGGGCACGACCCTCGCGGAGCTGTACGCGCTGCGGCGGGGCAGCGGCCCCGCATCCGTGCCGAAGCAGGACGCGGGGGCGGACGCGGGGCTGTACCTCTGA
- a CDS encoding SGNH/GDSL hydrolase family protein translates to MKMSRLVAFSSSLLLGVALALTGASVATAGESVQAVDYVALGDSYSSGVGAGSYDSASGDCKRSTRAYPVLWKAANAPASFAFTACSGARTGDVTAGQLGPLNSSTDLVSISIGGNDAGFADVMTTCVLQSEATCLSRVATARGYVDSTLPGKLDAVYSAISAKAPSAHVVVLGYPRFYKLGGGCLAGLSENERTAINGAADYLNAATAKRAADHGFTFGDVTPTFTGHEICSGSAWLHSVNWLNIGESYHPTAAGQSGGYLPVLDANA, encoded by the coding sequence ATGAAAATGTCCAGACTCGTGGCGTTCTCGTCCTCTCTCCTGCTCGGCGTCGCTCTCGCGCTGACCGGCGCGAGCGTCGCCACCGCCGGCGAATCCGTCCAGGCCGTCGACTACGTGGCGCTCGGCGACTCGTACTCCTCGGGCGTCGGGGCCGGCAGTTACGACAGTGCGAGCGGTGACTGCAAGCGCAGCACCCGCGCCTACCCGGTCCTCTGGAAGGCGGCCAACGCCCCGGCCTCGTTCGCCTTCACCGCATGCTCGGGGGCCAGGACGGGTGACGTCACGGCCGGTCAGCTCGGCCCGCTCAACTCCTCGACCGACCTCGTGTCGATCTCCATCGGCGGCAACGACGCGGGCTTCGCCGACGTCATGACCACCTGTGTCCTGCAGTCCGAGGCCACCTGCCTGAGCCGGGTCGCCACCGCCCGCGGCTACGTCGACTCCACCCTGCCCGGCAAGCTGGACGCGGTGTACTCCGCGATCAGTGCCAAGGCGCCCTCCGCCCACGTCGTCGTCCTCGGCTACCCCCGCTTCTACAAGCTCGGCGGCGGTTGTCTCGCCGGACTGAGCGAGAACGAGCGCACCGCCATCAACGGCGCCGCCGACTACCTCAACGCGGCCACCGCCAAACGGGCCGCCGACCACGGTTTCACCTTCGGTGACGTCACCCCGACCTTCACCGGGCACGAGATCTGCTCGGGCAGCGCCTGGCTGCACAGCGTCAACTGGCTCAACATCGGCGAGTCCTACCACCCGACCGCGGCAGGGCAGTCGGGCGGTTATCTGCCCGTCCTCGACGCGAACGCCTGA
- a CDS encoding CaiB/BaiF CoA-transferase family protein — protein sequence MSSTQPLPLDGITVVAVEQAVAAPFATRQLADLGARVIKIERPDGGDFARGYDTAAGGLASHFVWCNRGKESVAVDLKDPRGLDVVRRLVQDADVFVQNLAQGAAARLGLDAATLCAAHPRLVAVDISGYGPDGPYAHRRAYDMLVQCEAGLVSVTGTPAQPVKAGVPAADIAAAMYAFSGVLAALLRRATTGRGGPVEISMLDALAEWMGHPLHHGMHGGVAPARTGLAHAVIAPYDAYRTADGEQLLLSVQNDREWRRLAGQVLERPELADDPDFATNAARTANRERTDAVVGAALAGLKGEEALARLDAAGIACARLNTVADVAAHPQLAARDRWREVATPVGALRALLPPIGLPGGAPTPMGAVPALGEHTDATLRALGMTGEQSAALRRDGVIAGPATSGGPARW from the coding sequence ATGAGCAGCACTCAGCCCCTCCCCCTGGACGGGATCACCGTCGTCGCCGTCGAGCAGGCCGTCGCCGCCCCGTTCGCCACCCGGCAGCTCGCCGATCTGGGCGCCAGGGTCATCAAGATCGAACGTCCGGACGGGGGCGACTTCGCCCGCGGCTACGACACCGCGGCGGGCGGGCTCGCCTCCCACTTCGTGTGGTGCAACCGCGGCAAGGAGTCCGTGGCCGTCGACCTCAAGGACCCGCGCGGTCTGGACGTGGTCCGCCGGCTCGTCCAGGACGCGGACGTGTTCGTACAGAACCTCGCGCAGGGGGCGGCCGCCCGGCTCGGTCTGGACGCCGCCACCCTCTGCGCCGCGCACCCCCGTCTGGTGGCCGTGGACATCTCGGGGTACGGGCCGGACGGGCCGTACGCGCACCGGCGGGCCTACGACATGCTCGTCCAGTGCGAGGCGGGCCTGGTGTCCGTCACGGGGACCCCCGCACAGCCGGTGAAGGCGGGCGTCCCCGCCGCCGACATCGCGGCGGCGATGTACGCGTTCTCCGGCGTGCTCGCCGCACTGCTGAGGAGGGCCACCACGGGACGCGGCGGCCCGGTGGAGATCTCGATGCTGGACGCCCTGGCCGAGTGGATGGGGCATCCGCTGCACCACGGGATGCACGGCGGCGTGGCGCCGGCGCGCACGGGCCTCGCCCATGCGGTCATCGCCCCGTACGACGCGTACCGCACCGCGGACGGGGAACAACTGCTGCTCTCCGTGCAGAACGACCGTGAATGGCGCCGGCTCGCCGGGCAGGTGCTGGAGCGGCCGGAACTGGCCGATGACCCGGACTTCGCGACGAACGCCGCGCGGACGGCGAACCGGGAGCGGACCGACGCGGTGGTGGGCGCGGCACTAGCCGGGCTGAAGGGCGAGGAGGCGCTGGCCAGGCTGGACGCGGCGGGCATCGCCTGCGCGCGGCTGAACACGGTCGCGGACGTCGCCGCCCATCCGCAGCTGGCCGCGCGGGACCGGTGGCGGGAGGTGGCCACCCCGGTCGGCGCACTGCGTGCCCTGCTGCCACCGATCGGCCTGCCGGGCGGGGCGCCGACACCGATGGGTGCCGTACCGGCGCTGGGAGAACACACCGACGCAACGCTGCGAGCCCTGGGGATGACGGGCGAGCAGAGCGCAGCACTGCGTCGGGACGGAGTGATCGCGGGTCCGGCAACGAGCGGTGGGCCGGCCCGGTGGTGA
- a CDS encoding type ISP restriction/modification enzyme, translated as MAARVAAGAGGDGACPLLDDLMPWSVRPLRTGRPWVTAPDAPSLRARWEALARAEGAEQERLFRPSRSRTPLSPAAALPGRTTGTSGFARDPGPYPEPVRILHGPFDEQWLIPDQRLLDAARPEMWRVADGHQIFAVEHGCLPRDTGLALSVTALLPDGHSPAGRPGRIRPLYRRPDGREPNLAPGLLGLLRARYGEVEDARSVLAWVLAAARPSPAGPLVPLPADGALWSHGVELGQELLRLHLRGARGGERPRLPGGRRPYVRAAIPPSPAGLAYDAGEETLTLGEGRISPVPAGAWEFRVNGVRMLELWFERRRTVREGAEGLAALGPRGWPQEWTSELLELITVLALLDELGPRQEALREHLGRAAALTRYDLRTAGVLPVPAAARRPASVLDHHEEGPEGQFALL; from the coding sequence GTGGCAGCACGGGTGGCGGCCGGAGCCGGCGGGGACGGGGCCTGCCCGCTGCTGGACGACCTCATGCCCTGGTCCGTGCGGCCCCTGAGGACGGGGCGCCCCTGGGTGACGGCCCCCGACGCCCCCTCCCTGCGCGCACGCTGGGAAGCGCTGGCGCGGGCCGAAGGCGCGGAACAGGAACGGCTGTTCCGGCCGAGCCGCTCCCGTACGCCCCTGTCCCCGGCCGCCGCGCTGCCCGGCCGGACCACCGGGACGAGCGGGTTCGCCCGGGACCCCGGCCCGTACCCCGAGCCCGTACGGATCCTGCACGGCCCCTTCGACGAGCAGTGGCTCATCCCCGACCAGCGGCTGCTCGACGCGGCCCGCCCCGAGATGTGGCGTGTCGCGGACGGGCACCAGATCTTCGCCGTCGAACACGGCTGCCTGCCGCGGGACACCGGGCTGGCGCTCTCCGTGACGGCGCTGCTCCCCGACGGCCACTCACCCGCCGGCCGGCCGGGCCGGATCCGGCCCCTCTACCGGCGGCCGGACGGCCGGGAGCCCAATCTCGCCCCGGGGCTGCTCGGCCTGCTGCGCGCGCGGTACGGAGAGGTCGAGGACGCACGGTCGGTGCTCGCCTGGGTCCTCGCCGCCGCACGCCCCTCCCCCGCCGGGCCGCTCGTTCCTCTGCCCGCCGACGGCGCCCTGTGGTCGCACGGCGTCGAGCTGGGTCAGGAGCTGCTGCGGCTGCACCTGCGCGGGGCGCGCGGCGGGGAGCGTCCACGCCTGCCGGGAGGCCGTCGCCCCTACGTGCGGGCCGCGATCCCACCGAGTCCGGCCGGCCTGGCCTACGACGCCGGGGAGGAGACGCTCACCCTGGGCGAGGGGCGGATCTCGCCCGTCCCGGCCGGAGCCTGGGAGTTCAGGGTGAACGGTGTGCGGATGCTGGAGCTCTGGTTCGAGCGTCGCCGCACCGTGCGGGAGGGGGCGGAGGGTCTGGCGGCCCTGGGTCCGCGCGGCTGGCCGCAGGAGTGGACCTCGGAACTGCTCGAACTCATCACCGTACTGGCCCTGCTCGACGAACTCGGTCCCCGGCAGGAGGCGTTGCGGGAGCACCTCGGCCGGGCGGCCGCGCTGACCCGGTACGACCTGCGCACGGCGGGGGTGCTGCCCGTTCCGGCGGCGGCACGGCGGCCCGCCTCGGTCCTGGACCACCACGAAGAGGGGCCGGAGGGGCAGTTCGCGCTGCTGTGA